From Virgibacillus ihumii, the proteins below share one genomic window:
- a CDS encoding TRAP transporter permease codes for MNGNNNLKYLFSEGWKRDLEGIQLKIFAVIAFILSGYQIWSVIWGKLNPINQMAVHLAFIIGLSFIGYGFSKKTERNRPAFLDVVFMLLAFAAGTYYTLRAEWIAERIPILDPLTGLDIFFGLVFVLLSMEAARRTIGMPIILIVLIGISYAVWGHHLQGLWGHRELSLTTILNDLAFSFNGLWGSPISVAATFVFMFLLFGTFLQKAGAGEFFFNLSTTIAGRSKGGAAKVAVLSSALFGSISGSPTANVVTTGSFTIPVSKRAGYTSKFAAAVEAAASTGGSILPPIMGSSAFLMAAVTQLSYLSIITAAILPGILYYVSLLAMVHFEALRLDLPRAKKEDIPKISHVLREGWYYIIPLIVVVCFLLLGNSASRTGFYGILAVVIISWFRKNTRMGVRKIFEAMVDGAKSAIPVTTACASAGLVIAGIMSTGLGGKVTSILLGLTEGMLVPTLLLVMVICVLFGMGMPVAAAYILTAMLSAPALIELGVSRMSAHLFIVYFSIFSAITPPVAVAAFAAAGISGSNPNKVGFTAVRLGIVGFIVPFMFVLNPSLLMEGSLIQVVLSFITALAGVILLAAGIIGWLFSKVNLMERVMLIAGGSLFIHSGLLSGAIGLMISIVVVIIQLKKRPTLAKHRRGKEKSVVM; via the coding sequence ATGAACGGAAATAATAATTTGAAATACTTGTTTTCAGAAGGGTGGAAGCGGGATCTGGAAGGAATACAACTGAAAATATTTGCGGTAATCGCTTTTATCTTATCTGGGTATCAGATTTGGTCAGTGATTTGGGGAAAATTGAATCCCATTAACCAGATGGCTGTTCATCTCGCGTTCATCATCGGATTGTCTTTCATAGGGTACGGATTTTCCAAAAAAACAGAACGAAATAGACCGGCTTTTTTAGATGTTGTGTTTATGTTGCTGGCGTTTGCGGCCGGGACCTATTATACGCTCCGTGCAGAATGGATAGCAGAAAGAATTCCTATCCTTGATCCGCTGACGGGCTTGGATATATTCTTTGGATTGGTGTTTGTACTCTTAAGCATGGAAGCTGCACGCCGGACGATTGGGATGCCGATTATACTCATTGTTTTGATTGGAATCAGTTATGCGGTGTGGGGCCATCATTTGCAAGGACTGTGGGGACACAGGGAGTTGTCTCTCACAACGATTCTGAATGATTTGGCGTTCAGTTTTAATGGACTCTGGGGCTCCCCTATATCCGTTGCGGCAACATTTGTATTTATGTTTCTGTTGTTTGGAACCTTTTTACAAAAAGCAGGTGCCGGGGAATTTTTCTTTAATCTTTCGACAACTATCGCTGGAAGGTCAAAAGGCGGTGCTGCCAAAGTAGCGGTTCTGTCCAGTGCCCTGTTCGGCTCGATTTCCGGCAGTCCGACAGCAAATGTCGTAACAACGGGTTCGTTTACCATACCGGTGAGCAAACGAGCTGGGTATACGTCCAAATTTGCAGCCGCGGTTGAAGCAGCGGCATCGACCGGCGGAAGTATTTTACCACCAATCATGGGTTCTTCCGCATTTCTGATGGCGGCTGTGACACAATTATCCTACCTGTCTATTATTACAGCGGCCATTCTGCCGGGCATCCTTTATTATGTTTCGCTGCTGGCGATGGTTCATTTTGAGGCGCTGCGTCTTGATTTACCACGGGCGAAAAAGGAAGACATCCCTAAAATATCGCACGTATTGAGGGAGGGATGGTATTATATTATTCCTTTAATAGTGGTAGTCTGCTTTCTTCTGCTGGGAAACAGTGCATCAAGGACCGGGTTTTACGGCATTCTCGCAGTAGTCATTATAAGCTGGTTCCGAAAAAATACTCGCATGGGTGTACGAAAAATTTTCGAAGCAATGGTTGACGGTGCAAAGTCCGCTATTCCTGTTACAACAGCATGTGCATCAGCCGGTTTGGTCATCGCTGGCATCATGTCCACCGGATTGGGCGGAAAAGTAACAAGTATTTTGCTCGGATTAACGGAAGGCATGCTTGTTCCGACATTACTGCTCGTAATGGTGATCTGTGTGCTTTTTGGCATGGGAATGCCAGTTGCCGCTGCATATATTTTAACTGCAATGCTCTCGGCTCCGGCATTAATTGAACTCGGCGTCTCCAGGATGTCCGCACATTTATTTATCGTTTATTTTTCCATTTTTTCAGCCATTACCCCTCCAGTGGCGGTGGCGGCATTTGCGGCAGCGGGGATTTCCGGCAGTAACCCGAATAAAGTTGGCTTTACAGCAGTCAGATTGGGAATAGTCGGCTTCATTGTTCCGTTTATGTTTGTGCTAAATCCATCACTGCTCATGGAAGGGTCACTGATTCAAGTCGTCCTTTCTTTCATAACAGCATTGGCGGGGGTGATTTTGCTTGCAGCAGGGATAATCGGCTGGTTGTTTTCGAAAGTGAATCTGATGGAGCGAGTCATGTTGATTGCTGGTGGTAGTCTTTTTATTCATTCAGGCCTGCTGTCTGGTGCAATTGGTTTGATGATCAGCATAGTTGTCGTAATTATACAACTGAAAAAGCGGCCAACCCTTGCAAAACATCGGCGTGGTAAAGAAAAATCTGTGGTGATGTAA
- a CDS encoding MBL fold metallo-hydrolase, giving the protein MLEELGLKRIRLDLPFRLNHVNCFVAEGENGWQVIDTGMHNKETADRWRDELAGKSVTDIFITHYHPDHFGYAGGLQELTSANVYMSEIDAEAGLNAWQHSFIETLYENYLATGIDKKTAARMTKNTKEFVPRVTPYPQVDHYFQEGQIVQIGNFTYEVFFTPGHSDGLVTFYNNEKNVLLSTDHILPKITPNISYWFHGDPNPLHSFLTSLEKIRKLDADFVIPSHGKPFYGANNRIDEIKAHHDNRLLQTLNAVSEGGTAADVCQKLFQKELTIHETRFAIGETLAHLEYLRYKGECDRELNKGSYWYYRK; this is encoded by the coding sequence ATGCTGGAGGAACTTGGATTAAAACGAATCAGGCTTGATCTTCCTTTTCGATTGAACCATGTAAACTGTTTTGTTGCAGAAGGGGAAAATGGCTGGCAGGTTATCGATACAGGGATGCATAACAAAGAAACGGCGGATAGATGGCGTGATGAACTTGCAGGTAAATCTGTTACGGATATTTTCATCACCCATTACCATCCAGATCATTTCGGTTATGCAGGTGGATTGCAGGAACTGACAAGTGCCAACGTTTATATGTCCGAAATTGATGCTGAAGCCGGCCTGAATGCATGGCAGCACAGCTTTATAGAAACGCTTTATGAAAATTATCTGGCTACCGGTATTGATAAGAAAACCGCTGCACGTATGACTAAAAACACCAAGGAATTTGTTCCAAGAGTGACGCCATACCCGCAAGTTGACCATTATTTTCAGGAAGGGCAGATAGTTCAAATTGGCAACTTTACATATGAAGTGTTCTTCACGCCGGGTCATTCGGACGGGCTTGTAACATTTTATAACAACGAAAAAAATGTGCTTCTTTCAACCGATCATATTTTGCCGAAAATAACACCGAACATCTCGTATTGGTTCCACGGGGATCCGAACCCGCTTCATTCGTTTTTAACATCATTGGAAAAAATCAGGAAGCTGGATGCTGATTTTGTGATTCCATCTCATGGAAAGCCATTCTATGGGGCGAATAACAGAATTGATGAAATTAAAGCGCACCATGATAATCGCCTGTTACAAACACTGAACGCAGTAAGTGAAGGCGGTACAGCAGCGGATGTTTGCCAAAAGTTATTTCAGAAAGAGCTTACCATTCACGAAACCCGCTTTGCGATTGGTGAAACGCTTGCCCACCTCGAATATTTGCGATACAAGGGTGAATGTGACCGGGAATTGAATAAAGGGAGTTATTGGTATTATCGAAAATGA
- a CDS encoding TAXI family TRAP transporter solute-binding subunit, which produces MFASRKIIFVMLLIGLFFLAACESGDQATATSDSSGKKSGDEFNTTIVGGRTGGAWSVFTEGIAESIRREIKGSIVTVEPGGIVENPVSVSLNKTPYGLSYAMTAYAAYSGNEPYDRAYPNIRAISVVIPANYYQLLARGGTEYDSMDEIIENQTPVRLAVDQEGSAGEIITRTILKEYGVTYADIKSWGGSVDHLSGSKTFELMADNRIDAAGDAVSVPSGDIVKAASLNELKFLSINKDVINAVSEKLGMESGVIKSGSYAFQEQNVHTLYTPAILIANKDVSEKEVYRVTKAIYQNLDYLRTVHKEFANLTDKNIAEVGEVPLHPGAEKFFKEVGLLD; this is translated from the coding sequence ATGTTTGCGAGCAGGAAAATCATATTCGTTATGTTATTGATAGGTTTATTTTTTTTGGCTGCATGTGAAAGTGGGGATCAAGCTACCGCAACTTCAGACAGCAGTGGAAAAAAGTCGGGCGATGAGTTTAATACAACCATTGTGGGTGGCCGTACCGGCGGGGCGTGGTCAGTTTTTACGGAAGGTATTGCGGAATCAATTCGGCGGGAAATCAAAGGATCCATTGTTACTGTTGAACCAGGGGGAATAGTCGAAAATCCGGTTAGCGTCAGCCTGAATAAGACACCATATGGATTGTCCTATGCAATGACAGCATACGCTGCCTACAGTGGAAATGAACCGTATGACAGGGCATATCCGAACATCCGGGCAATCAGTGTTGTAATCCCCGCCAATTACTATCAACTTTTGGCAAGGGGTGGTACGGAATATGATTCGATGGATGAAATCATCGAAAATCAGACCCCGGTCCGGTTGGCTGTTGATCAAGAGGGTTCGGCAGGAGAAATCATCACGCGGACAATTTTAAAAGAATACGGGGTTACATATGCAGACATCAAATCCTGGGGAGGCTCAGTCGATCATTTAAGCGGATCAAAAACGTTTGAGTTGATGGCTGATAATCGCATTGATGCAGCCGGGGATGCAGTATCGGTTCCGTCCGGTGATATTGTCAAAGCAGCCAGCCTGAATGAACTTAAATTTTTATCAATCAATAAGGATGTTATCAATGCAGTGTCGGAAAAGCTTGGCATGGAATCTGGAGTAATAAAATCCGGAAGCTATGCGTTTCAGGAGCAAAATGTACATACGCTTTACACACCTGCGATTCTTATCGCCAATAAAGATGTATCGGAGAAGGAAGTGTACCGTGTGACAAAGGCGATTTATCAAAACTTGGACTACCTGCGCACGGTTCATAAGGAATTTGCAAATCTGACCGATAAAAATATTGCTGAAGTCGGAGAGGTTCCGCTTCATCCCGGAGCAGAGAAATTTTTTAAGGAAGTTGGATTATTGGATTAA